One window of the Syngnathoides biaculeatus isolate LvHL_M chromosome 11, ASM1980259v1, whole genome shotgun sequence genome contains the following:
- the LOC133508637 gene encoding protocadherin alpha-8-like yields MCRRTTRSLLRIHLAFVLFCSCCCPAAYGQLSYTVFEEVKAGTFVGNVAKDLNLNVHELEERTFQIVSGSKRKYFDVNMKTGFLYVRERIDREELCAQAAACAVSVEAVISNPLKLYRLEMIIADINDNAPYFLEEVQTINIAENSMLGGTFGFIGASDLDVGKNSVTAYKISPNDYFSLDSHKGGESVASKLVLQKPLDREKQNYVTLTLTAVDGGNPPKSATCQIQINVLDINDNPPLFSSSLSKTRIAENSELNKTVITLNASDADDGLNGEIEFSLRSKGQDHVLDLFEINPKTGRIYVKGKIDYEANSAFEIHAQATDKGHPPMSTDCKVLVEVEDSNDNAPEISVTSLLHTIKEDAEVGTAVALVSVMDQDGGSNGVVQVAIANKTPFKLDTNYKNYYSLIVNRALDRETQSHYNITIVAIDQGAPPLSSTRGVYVQIADVNDNAPRFPEPLVNIYVQENSPPGALVHKVAALDDDIEQNGRVTYSLLQSSGQSPPLTTLININSESGDIVSLQSFDYETLQTLEFQVQATDGGVPPLSGNVSVNLFILDQNDNSPRILPPYSEHGSANGESVPYSAEAGYFVAKIRAVDADSGYNALLSYQLSEPKGGNGPLFRIGSGSGEIRTRRRMSEDDLKSHPLVVSVCDHGEASLSATVSIDVLVLESTADIRTQFRHVPRKEESFSRLHLYLLIAIAAVSLVFLLSLLAFVAFKCRRRTDGGAPVIAAHPDGSWSYSKATQQYDVCLGSDTLKSDLVLFPAAFPPAEAELISIHGGDTFTRTQTLPNSEKVG; encoded by the coding sequence ATGTGCAGGAGGACGACGCGCAGCTTGCTGAGGATTCATTTGGCctttgttctgttctgttcttgtTGCTGCCCGGCGGCGTACGGACAGCTCTCTTACACTGTTTTCGAGGAGGTAAAGGCGGGCACTTTTGTTGGAAACGTAGCCAAGGATTTAAACCTAAACGTCCACGAGTTGGAGGAGCGCACCTTTCAGATTGTGAGTGGATCAAAAAGGAAATATTTCGATGTGAACATGAAGACTGGCTTTCTCTATGTACGTGAGCGAATAGACCGCGAGGAGCTGTGTGCTCAGGCTGCAGCGTGCGCCGTCAGTGTGGAGGCGGTCATCAGCAACCCTTTAAAGCTCTATCGGCTGGAAATGATCATCGCTGACATTAACGATAATGCGCCGTATTTCCTTGAGGAGGTTCAGACAATTAACATTGCGGAGAATAGTATGCTCGGGGGCACTTTTGGTTTCATTGGTGCGTCGGATCTCGACGTTGGGAAGAACAGTGTTACTGCATACAAAATTAGTCCGAATGATTATTTTTCTCTAGATTCGCACAAAgggggggagagtgtagcttctAAGCTTGTGCTGCAGAAGCCTTTAGATCGGGAGAAACAAAATTATGTTACGCTGACCCTGACTGCAGTGGACGGCGGAAATCCACCCAAATCTGCCACGTGTCAAATTCAGATTAACGTGTTAGATATTAATGACAATCCTCCTTTGTTTAGCAGTTCTTTGTCTAAAACACGGATCGCTGAGAACTCCGAGCTAAATAAAACCGTCATCACATTGAATGCGTCTGATGCAGATGATGGCTTGAATGGTGAAATTGAATTTTCACTGAGGAGTAAAGGGCAGGATCATGTTCtagatttgtttgaaattaatcCAAAAACAGGTCGAATTTATGTCAAAGGAAAAATTGACTATGAAGCAAATTCAGCCTTTGAGATTCATGCACAGGCCACTGACAAAGGTCATCCTCCGATGTCTACTGATTGTAAAGTCTTAGTGGAAGTGGAGGACAGCAATGACAACGCTCCTGAGATTAGTGTGACGTCACTGCTGCACACAATCAAGGAGGACGCTGAGGTCGGAACTGCTGTTGCTCTCGTTTCCGTGATGGACCAGGATGGAGGGAGCAACGGTGTCGTTCAAGTTGCCATTGCAAATAAGACTCCTTTTAAATTGGACACAAATTATAAAAACTATTATTCGTTAATAGTAAACCGGGCGCTGGACAGAGAGACTCAAAGCCACTATAACATCACGATTGTCGCTATTGACCAAGGCGCTCCACCTCTGTCCAGCACAAGGGGAGTTTATGTCCAGATCGCCGATGTCAACGACAACGCGCCCCGCTTCCCAGAGCCCCTCGTCAACATTTACGTCCAGGAAAATAGTCCACCGGGGGCACTCGTACACAAAGTGGCTGCGCTCGATGACGACATTGAGCAAAACGGACGCGTGACTTACTCGCTTTTGCAAAGTAGCGGCCAGTCGCCGCCGCTCACCACCTTGATCAACATCAACTCGGAGAGCGGCGACATCGTCAGCTTGCAGTCGTTCGACTACGAGACGCTGCAGACGCTGGAGTTCCAAGTTCAGGCCACGGACGGCGGCGTCCCTCCGCTCAGCGGCAACGTGAGCGTCAACCTTTTCATCCTGGACCAGAACGACAACAGTCCCCGCATTCTGCCGCCCTATTCCGAGCACGGCTCGGCCAACGGCGAGAGCGTCCCCTACTCCGCCGAAGCGGGATACTTTGTGGCGAAGATCAGGGCCGTGGACGCCGACTCGGGTTACAACGCGCTGCTCTCCTACCAGCTGTCGGAGCCCAAAGGCGGCAACGGGCCGCTCTTCCGCATCGGAAGCGGCAGCGGGGAGATTCGGACCAGGAGGAGAATGAGCGAGGATGACCTGAAAAGTCACCCCTTGGTGGTGTCGGTGTGCGATCACGGAGAAGCCTCCCTGTCGGCGACGGTGTCCATTGATGTGCTGGTGCTTGAAAGCACAGCTGACATCCGCACTCAGTTCAGACATGTGCCCAGAAAGGAGGAGAGCTTCTCCCGTTTGCACTTGTATCTGCTCATCGCCATCGCGGCCGTGTCGCTGGTCTTTCTGCTCAGCCTGCTGGCTTTCGTAGCCTTCAAATGCcgcagacggacggacggcggcGCCCCCGTGATTGCCGCCCACCCCGACGGGAGCTGGTCTTACTCCAAAGCGACGCAGCAGTACGACGTGTGTTTGGGCTCCGACACGCTCAAGAGCGACCTGGTGCTTTTCCCCGCGGCCTTTCCGCCCGCCGAGGCCGAACTGATCAGCATTCACGGAGGCGACACCTTTACCAGGACTCAGACTTTGCCAAACAGCGAGAA